The following proteins are encoded in a genomic region of Synechococcus sp. ROS8604:
- the smc gene encoding chromosome segregation protein SMC, whose translation MTIPLETGFTVVTGPNGSGKSNILDGILFCLGLANSRGMRADRLPDLVNSGMLKAGKSAETTVSVRFDLSDWQPDAAEEGIDPPEDGPWIQTDANAWTVTRKLRVMPGGSYSSTYSSDGEPCNLQQLQTQLRRLRIDPEGSNVVMQGDVTRIVSMSNRDRRGLIDELAGVALFDTRIEQSRRKLDDVQERQDRCRIVEQELLTARQRLEKDCAKARAYQDLRDQVQRGRQQELVLAFEAAEAELKQLKTRQQQLSEQEIRDSAAIKEKETTLSEQATRLQTLQESVKALGEDQLLSVQAELAGLDPQNRALERQATQHQQEGERLQGLRQTLTSRRQQLQADSEGLKQANNPEVLQAAEQACRDAEAAVEISRRRLGDVAGRSGAWLDEQRQRAARRSDLQTTLTPLQEEQQQLQERLRQDEARQSELQLERDEAGAEDREVQDQLEALEQEWQALLESLRSGKEQLQERAEAVAIQQRTRTRLEEEQTRLEREIARLESRREALQETRGTGALRLLLEAGLDGIHGAVAQLGDVEDRHRLALEVAAGARMAQVVVDDDRIAARAIDLLKSRRAGRLTFLPLNKIRSQAAGGSGGAAIARGRRPDGDQGAGLIARAVELIRYEPIYSDVFGYVFGDTQVFSDLGSARQQIGRFRAVTLEGELLEKSGAMTGGSFSQRSGGLSFGVSSDSDEAEPLRQRLLELGETLAACRREESRLLQALEQERPRLRQLEQRQAALDAERTAAKRAHGPLLERCRQRSERLNSLQANRTQQEQRLLVLKTTISPLLDELERMSTEERKVQAEADAGNWQQLQTELEQSDTALELARRHRDDRLQHQRERELAQTRIADQQQAIEEEENTLQRAVTALAEAHQSWRNEQKELQERRQTLESQQQILQTKFGEERRARDAAEASVAELRQNLQQARWELERLQEERQAIQEQLRSGGIRLEELKPTLPNPLPEIPEEIRDAGLEALQEQLQQLLKRMEALEPVNMLALEELTALEERLGDLGERLDVLSQEREELLLRIETVATLRQEAFMEAFQAVDGHFSEIFASLSEGDGKLQLDNPDDPLEGGLTLVAHPKGKAVRRLAAMSGGEKSLTALSFLFALQRFRPSPFYALDEVDSFLDGVNVERLAALIARQAEEAQFLVVSHRRPMIGASQRTIGVTQARGAHTQVVGLPDAA comes from the coding sequence GCAGGCAAGTCGGCTGAGACCACCGTCAGCGTGCGTTTTGATCTGAGCGACTGGCAGCCAGATGCCGCAGAGGAGGGGATTGACCCCCCTGAGGACGGTCCCTGGATTCAGACTGATGCCAATGCGTGGACGGTGACGCGCAAGCTGCGCGTGATGCCGGGGGGGTCTTACAGCAGCACCTACAGCTCAGACGGGGAACCGTGCAACCTGCAGCAGCTGCAAACCCAGCTGCGCCGATTGCGCATCGATCCGGAAGGCAGCAATGTCGTGATGCAAGGTGACGTGACGCGGATTGTCTCGATGAGCAATCGGGACCGCCGCGGCCTCATCGACGAGCTGGCAGGTGTCGCGCTCTTCGACACCCGCATTGAACAGAGCCGCCGAAAGCTCGACGACGTGCAAGAGCGGCAAGATCGCTGCCGCATCGTTGAACAAGAACTCCTAACCGCCCGCCAACGCCTGGAAAAGGACTGCGCAAAAGCACGGGCCTATCAAGACCTACGCGATCAAGTGCAACGTGGCAGGCAGCAGGAGCTTGTGCTGGCCTTCGAAGCCGCTGAAGCGGAGCTGAAGCAGCTCAAAACCCGCCAACAGCAACTCAGCGAGCAGGAGATCCGCGACAGCGCAGCCATCAAGGAGAAGGAAACAACCTTGTCTGAGCAGGCCACACGCCTCCAAACCCTTCAGGAGAGCGTGAAGGCCTTAGGCGAAGACCAACTGCTCAGCGTGCAGGCGGAATTGGCCGGTCTCGATCCTCAGAACCGCGCTCTCGAACGTCAAGCCACGCAACATCAGCAGGAAGGCGAACGCCTGCAAGGACTGCGACAGACCCTCACCAGCCGCCGACAGCAACTTCAAGCAGACAGCGAAGGGCTCAAGCAAGCCAACAACCCAGAGGTGCTTCAGGCAGCAGAGCAAGCCTGCCGCGATGCCGAAGCTGCTGTTGAAATCTCGCGCAGGCGCCTCGGCGATGTCGCCGGGCGATCAGGAGCCTGGCTGGATGAGCAACGCCAAAGGGCCGCACGCCGCTCCGACTTACAAACCACGCTCACGCCTCTTCAGGAGGAACAACAGCAACTCCAAGAGCGTTTGCGTCAGGACGAAGCGCGTCAATCCGAGCTGCAGCTGGAACGGGACGAAGCCGGTGCCGAAGACCGTGAGGTCCAAGACCAGCTGGAAGCCCTGGAACAGGAGTGGCAAGCGCTTCTGGAAAGCCTGCGCAGCGGCAAAGAACAGCTGCAAGAACGCGCTGAAGCCGTTGCGATTCAACAACGCACACGCACAAGGCTGGAAGAGGAACAGACCCGCCTGGAACGGGAAATCGCCCGATTAGAAAGCCGACGGGAAGCCCTGCAGGAAACAAGGGGGACGGGGGCCTTGCGCCTCTTGCTGGAAGCGGGACTGGATGGAATCCATGGAGCCGTTGCTCAACTAGGCGACGTGGAAGATCGCCATCGCCTAGCCCTAGAGGTCGCGGCTGGAGCACGCATGGCCCAGGTGGTAGTCGACGACGACCGGATTGCAGCCCGTGCCATCGATTTGCTGAAGAGCCGGCGGGCGGGCCGTTTGACGTTTTTACCTCTCAACAAAATTCGATCCCAAGCCGCTGGCGGTAGCGGTGGCGCAGCGATAGCCCGTGGCCGCCGACCGGATGGAGACCAGGGCGCCGGCCTGATCGCGCGAGCTGTGGAATTAATCCGCTACGAGCCGATCTATAGCGACGTGTTCGGGTACGTCTTTGGCGACACACAGGTGTTCAGCGACCTAGGCAGTGCTCGGCAACAAATCGGGCGTTTCCGCGCCGTTACCCTCGAAGGCGAACTGCTCGAAAAAAGTGGCGCGATGACCGGCGGCAGCTTCAGCCAGCGCAGCGGTGGGCTGAGTTTCGGGGTGAGCAGTGACAGCGACGAAGCCGAACCGCTTCGGCAGCGGCTGCTCGAGCTTGGCGAAACCCTGGCCGCCTGCAGACGCGAAGAAAGCCGACTGCTTCAAGCTCTCGAGCAAGAACGACCACGGCTGCGTCAGCTGGAACAAAGGCAAGCGGCCCTGGATGCGGAGAGAACTGCCGCCAAGCGAGCCCATGGCCCCCTGCTGGAGCGTTGCCGCCAACGCAGCGAGCGTCTCAACAGCCTTCAAGCCAACCGCACGCAACAGGAACAACGACTTCTCGTTCTCAAAACCACCATCAGTCCTCTGCTCGACGAACTCGAGAGAATGTCCACTGAAGAGCGAAAGGTTCAAGCCGAGGCCGATGCCGGGAATTGGCAACAACTCCAGACTGAACTCGAACAGTCGGACACCGCCTTGGAGCTGGCCCGCCGCCATCGTGATGATCGCCTTCAGCATCAGCGTGAACGCGAGCTGGCGCAGACCCGAATCGCTGACCAACAACAGGCGATCGAAGAGGAAGAAAACACTCTCCAACGCGCCGTCACAGCGCTCGCTGAAGCGCATCAAAGCTGGCGTAACGAACAAAAGGAGCTGCAAGAACGTCGCCAGACGTTGGAAAGCCAGCAACAAATCCTCCAAACCAAATTTGGGGAGGAGCGTCGCGCTCGGGATGCAGCAGAGGCTTCAGTGGCCGAGCTGCGACAGAACCTCCAGCAAGCCCGCTGGGAACTTGAACGCTTGCAGGAGGAGCGTCAAGCGATTCAAGAGCAACTGCGCAGCGGTGGAATCCGCCTAGAGGAACTCAAGCCCACACTGCCCAACCCCCTTCCTGAAATCCCAGAAGAGATCCGCGATGCCGGCCTTGAGGCCCTGCAGGAACAGCTGCAGCAACTTCTGAAACGGATGGAAGCGCTCGAACCGGTCAACATGCTGGCCCTCGAAGAGCTAACGGCACTGGAAGAACGACTGGGGGACCTGGGCGAACGCCTCGACGTGCTCAGCCAGGAGCGCGAGGAACTGCTCCTGAGGATCGAAACGGTGGCCACCCTCCGGCAAGAGGCGTTTATGGAAGCCTTTCAAGCCGTGGATGGGCATTTCTCAGAGATCTTTGCAAGCCTGTCCGAGGGCGACGGCAAGCTGCAGCTGGACAATCCAGATGACCCCCTCGAGGGGGGGCTCACCCTGGTCGCTCATCCGAAAGGCAAGGCCGTACGCCGCTTGGCGGCCATGTCCGGTGGGGAGAAGTCACTGACCGCACTCAGTTTTCTGTTTGCACTGCAACGCTTCCGCCCCTCACCGTTTTATGCACTCGACGAGGTGGACAGCTTCCTCGATGGCGTGAATGTGGAGCGGCTTGCGGCCTTGATTGCCCGTCAGGCCGAAGAAGCCCAGTTCCTTGTCGTCAGCCACAGGCGACCGATGATTGGCGCCTCACAGCGCACCATCGGTGTGACCCAGGCCCGTGGCGCTCACACCCAGGTGGTGGGATTACCCGATGCAGCCTGA
- a CDS encoding PRC-barrel domain-containing protein, whose translation MSSSPSPNDPLATVPSDRLWLRSELMGTQVITRDSGRRLGVVGEVVVDIDRREVVALGLRDNPLTRFLPGLPRWMPLDRIRQVGDVILVDSADSLSEGFSPDRYSRVINCQVITESGQTLGRVLGFSFDIETGELTTLVMGAVGVPLLGEGVLSTWEIPVDEIVSSGADRIIVYEGAEDKLKQLSSGVLEKLGVGGPSWEEQERERYRVNIVPVENQLSSGQAVEEAPRMLEASESQRFETERELEYVELEDRRSENTRERRYFDEAPMQGRENSYREPYREPENYNEPPSYREPQPFREQQEYNKPERFREPESFQDEDRYQAPQRTSVPPQELDAAPRFEQRPRPASRRPIERPGEPLDVEPIERLSPQNQESQPLDDPW comes from the coding sequence TTGAGCTCGTCCCCGTCCCCCAACGACCCATTGGCAACCGTCCCCAGCGACAGGCTGTGGCTTCGCTCGGAATTAATGGGGACCCAAGTGATCACCAGAGATTCCGGCAGACGCTTGGGCGTTGTTGGTGAAGTGGTTGTGGATATCGACCGTCGCGAAGTGGTCGCCCTCGGCTTGAGAGACAACCCGCTCACCCGGTTCTTACCGGGACTCCCCCGTTGGATGCCCCTTGATCGCATACGGCAGGTGGGCGATGTGATCCTGGTTGACTCCGCAGACTCCCTCAGTGAGGGCTTTTCCCCGGACCGATACAGCCGGGTGATCAATTGCCAGGTGATCACAGAATCGGGTCAAACGCTCGGCCGCGTGTTGGGCTTCTCCTTCGACATCGAGACGGGCGAACTCACCACGCTTGTGATGGGAGCCGTTGGCGTTCCTCTCCTGGGGGAAGGCGTGCTGAGCACCTGGGAAATCCCTGTCGATGAAATCGTTAGCAGTGGCGCCGACCGAATCATTGTGTACGAGGGCGCCGAAGACAAACTCAAACAACTGAGCAGCGGGGTTCTGGAAAAACTGGGCGTTGGAGGGCCGAGCTGGGAGGAACAGGAGCGGGAGCGTTACAGAGTGAACATCGTCCCCGTTGAAAACCAGCTCAGCTCAGGACAAGCGGTGGAAGAGGCACCCAGAATGCTGGAAGCCTCAGAATCACAGCGCTTCGAAACAGAACGCGAACTCGAGTACGTCGAACTCGAAGATCGGCGCAGTGAGAACACGCGTGAACGTCGCTACTTCGATGAAGCACCGATGCAGGGGCGAGAGAACTCCTATCGAGAGCCCTACCGAGAACCAGAGAATTACAACGAGCCCCCGTCGTATCGCGAACCGCAGCCGTTCAGGGAGCAACAGGAGTACAACAAACCCGAGCGTTTTCGCGAACCCGAGTCTTTTCAGGACGAAGACCGTTATCAAGCGCCTCAGCGCACATCAGTGCCACCTCAGGAACTCGATGCAGCTCCACGCTTCGAGCAACGACCCAGACCAGCGTCTCGTCGTCCAATCGAACGGCC